From bacterium:
ACCTGGCGCGCGAGGGCGTGGTCTACCGGATCGCCCGCCTCTACCACGGCGACGAAGCGGACGACCTCGCGGCGCCGCTGCTCGCGCCCGGCGTGAACCTGCGCGAGGGCCAGTACATCCTCGCCGTGAACGGTCTGCCCTTCGCGCCGGACCAGCCCTTCCACGCCAGCCTCGAGAAGCTCGCGGAGAAGGACGTCCTGCTCACGGTCGCCGATGACGCGGCCGGCAAGCAGAACCGCCGCGACCTCGTGGTCACCACCCTGCGCAGCGAGGGCGCGCTGCGCTATGCCGACTGGGTGCGCCGCAACCGCGAGTGGGTGACCCAGGCCTCGGGTGGCAAGTTCGGCTACCTCCACATTCCCGACATGGGCTACGACGGGATGACCACCTTCGACCGCTGGTTCTACCCGCAGACCGATCGCGAGGGACTCATCGTCGATTGCCGCTGGAACGGCGGCGGCTTCGTCTCGCAGATCCTGCTCGAGCGGCTGCGGCGGCCGATCACGGCCTGGGACCGCACCCGTTTCGGCGGCGTCGAGACCTACCCCTACCGCGCGCTCAAGGGGCCCTTCGTCGTGCTGACCAACCAGGAGGCCGGCTCCGACGGCGACATCCTGCCCCGCGCCGTGCAGATCGAGGAGCTGGCGCCGGTGATCGGCATGCGCTCCTGGGGCGGCGTCATCGGCATCAGCAACGGGGGGGACCTCGTCGACCGCGGCACGGTGACCTTCCCCTTCGCGGCCTGGTGGGAGAAGGACGGCGGCTGGACGATCGAGAACTACGGCGTCGACCCCGACATCGTCGTCGAGAACCTGCCCCAGGAGGTGGCGAGCGGCAAGGACAGCCAGCTCGAACGCGGCCTGGGCGAGTTGAGCCGTCTCCACGCGGAGAACCCGCCGGCGAAGCCGGACTTCGGGGCCATCCGCGCGCGCTCCCGCGAGAGTTTCCGCCGCGAGCGCTAGAGGCGCCGGATCCGCCGCCCGGCGCGGTCCCCTTCGCGGGGGCCGCGCCCTTTGCTTGCCGGCGGCGGCTGGCGCCGCCCTTGCACGCGTCTACGCGTCTGCGGTCACGATGGCGGTCGAGAGGGCGCCCGCTTCCCCGAGCTGCCCGGCGATTCCTCGACCTTCCCCCCGCCCGGCGGGGATGGGCATTCGCTGCCGCCCTCGGCGCCGCACAACGCGCAAGGAGACGCAAAATGAGAAAGCTGCTAACGAGCCTGCTCGTCCTGGCCCTGACCGGCGGCGTCGCCGTCGCCGACACCTACATCGGCCTCTTCGCCGATGGGCAGGCCAGCCACTGCTACGCCCCGACCGCCGCCTACACCACGACGCGAGTGCACGTCATTGCCTGGCTCGACGCGAGCTGGGTCGGCCAGATCTCGGCCTGCGAGTTCTATGTCGAGAACTACCCGCTGGACGGCCCGGGCGGCATCGTGACGCCGGTCTGGAGCACCCCGCTGGTGATCGGCTACGTGAACTACGGCATCGCGCTGGCCTTCCCGAATCCGCTGAACGGGCCCCTGGCCTATCTGGGCCGCATGGACTTCTACTGCATCGACCCGGCCTGGCTCGGGGACAATTACGCCCTGGCCGTGCGCCCCTCGCGCCAGAGCGACACCCTCGCCCTTGTGAACACCCTCGGCGAGACGATCCCCGTTGCGGGCGGCCAGTTCACCTTCAACTGCACGAATCCGTCGGCCTGCGACTGCCTTGAGTCCGTCGCCACCGCCGACATGAGCATCAGCAACGTGAAGGCTCTCTACTAGGCCAACACCGCTCGGATTCCATGGCAACGCAGAGGGGCCGCGCGCAGGCGCGGCCCCTTCCTGTTTCCTCGCTCCAGTGTCAGCAGCGCTGACCGGGCGCTCATCGCAGCAGCACCAGCTTGCCGGCCTCGCGGCGCGCACCAGCGTCGAGCCGGTACAGATAGACGCCGGTCGGCAGCGCCCGGCCCTGCCCGTCCTGCCCCTGCCAGACATACTCCTGCC
This genomic window contains:
- a CDS encoding peptidase S41; this translates as EPDDLSEARVSLDGVVIDLDPREEWAQIYHEAWRRMRDRYWDEDMGGVDWAAMREQYATLLPLLASRDDLGDLLGELIGELNTSHTYVWGGDRGVNPPGVATGLLGADLAREGVVYRIARLYHGDEADDLAAPLLAPGVNLREGQYILAVNGLPFAPDQPFHASLEKLAEKDVLLTVADDAAGKQNRRDLVVTTLRSEGALRYADWVRRNREWVTQASGGKFGYLHIPDMGYDGMTTFDRWFYPQTDREGLIVDCRWNGGGFVSQILLERLRRPITAWDRTRFGGVETYPYRALKGPFVVLTNQEAGSDGDILPRAVQIEELAPVIGMRSWGGVIGISNGGDLVDRGTVTFPFAAWWEKDGGWTIENYGVDPDIVVENLPQEVASGKDSQLERGLGELSRLHAENPPAKPDFGAIRARSRESFRRER